The genomic DNA GGACGTATCGTGACTTTCTTCAGCAGCGCTTGCGCGTCGGCTGCCTGGACACGCGCCGGTTCCAGTTGAGCGGGACCAACCTGATCGTCGAGCAAGGCCGCGGCAATCAGATACTTGAGGTTGTAGTCGGCCTGCTCTTTCGTTTGCGGATCGTCTTTTGCACCGAAGCCGCCGCCGCCCGCGATGTCGTAGCCCATCTGGAAGATGTCGCAAACCACGTCTTCGACGTCGCCGCCCGTTATGCCGTGCATGCGCTTGAGTTCCAGCGTGGCTTCTAGCACCGGTTGGCCGTGAATCAGCGAGCAGTACTTCTTCATCACGGTCTGATGGACGACCTCCAGCCTCGAATCCTCCCAATCCACTTCGACCGGCTGATCGAACATGCGCACGAGTCCGTTCGGTCCTTCGAATAGACGTAACGGGCCTGTGAAGTCACGCTTTGCAAGCGACGCCGAATAGATGGCCCGCATGCAGGTAATACCCGGGGAGAAGCCCTTCCAGTACGACACGGGCTCGGAGTGAACGCAGGAGAGCGAGATGTTGTCGACGGTTGCGATGGCGATCGCATGCGCGATCTGATCTGCGTCGAGGCCAAGCAGTTTGCCCGAAGCGGCGGCTGACGAAATTGCGAGTTGAATTGCGTGGTTGAAACCCTTTGCCATGACAGGAACGACTGCCGTAATGCGGCAACCAATCTCATACGCAACCGCGAGCGCCAGCATGAACGATTCGCCGTCCGCCGATGCGTGTTCGGCGGCGGCCAGTACTGCGCCGAAGTTGTCGCTCGGGTGACAAAGACCACCTGGCGACATATAGCTGTCGAGCAGATCCACGTAACGCACAAGAGCCGAGTTGTACAACGCCGCCTGATCCGGAGAAGTCGAGCCGCCGCCAATCAGCGTACAGGTGCCGC from Paraburkholderia terrae includes the following:
- a CDS encoding MmgE/PrpD family protein; this translates as MSTLTAVERIGRFADVAHVSHLTPQTRHLLKRNILDSLGCAIAALPGSPFKALREQFDEYRSGGTCTLIGGGSTSPDQAALYNSALVRYVDLLDSYMSPGGLCHPSDNFGAVLAAAEHASADGESFMLALAVAYEIGCRITAVVPVMAKGFNHAIQLAISSAAASGKLLGLDADQIAHAIAIATVDNISLSCVHSEPVSYWKGFSPGITCMRAIYSASLAKRDFTGPLRLFEGPNGLVRMFDQPVEVDWEDSRLEVVHQTVMKKYCSLIHGQPVLEATLELKRMHGITGGDVEDVVCDIFQMGYDIAGGGGFGAKDDPQTKEQADYNLKYLIAAALLDDQVGPAQLEPARVQAADAQALLKKVTIRPDAAFSAQYPKALNTRVTIRCRDGRVVSKEHVGFEGGLDNPFTWERTVEKFNWLSEPYADETLRGQIVDLVSRLEEHKISELMQLLTKVNREAVYPAKHPGIQ